A section of the Thauera chlorobenzoica genome encodes:
- the istA gene encoding IS21 family transposase yields MANSRLPMRKIVEVLRLHHEGDRSHREIARVVGTSPTTVGEILRRARQCGLAYPVPAGMSEAGLEALLYAPTAPSSQKRPEPDWPAVHRELRRKGVTLDLLWQEFKAEHPDGYRYSSFCDHYRRWVGRLSVSMRQTHAPGEKLFIDYAGPTVEVIDPMTGEIHRAAIFVAVLGASNYTYCEATWSQSLPDWIGSHVRTLAYLGGVPALLVPDNLKSGVTTACFYDPELNPTYRDLARHYGTAVLPARPRRPKDKAKAEGGVLVVERWVLARLRHQRFFSLGELNRAIAELMSDLNTRAFKKLPGCRQSAFAELDRPALRPLPATRYEFAEWKVAKVGIDYHVEVVGHYYSVPYRFAREKIDVRLTATTVELFHRGARIASHVRTDLRGRHTTVDAHMTPAHQAVQGWSAPRLIEWAERIGPYAKAVVQSLLHQRHHPQQAFRACLGILRLGKSVGDDRLEAACERAVAIGATSYSSLKSILKNGLDKRVASAPAQANLPLDHANVRGPGYYH; encoded by the coding sequence ATGGCCAATAGCAGGTTACCCATGCGCAAGATTGTTGAAGTCCTACGGCTGCACCACGAGGGCGACCGTAGCCATCGTGAGATCGCCCGGGTCGTCGGAACCTCGCCGACGACGGTCGGCGAGATCCTTCGCCGCGCCCGGCAATGTGGGCTCGCTTACCCGGTACCGGCCGGCATGAGCGAGGCCGGGCTGGAGGCGCTGCTGTATGCGCCGACCGCGCCGTCGAGCCAGAAGCGTCCCGAGCCCGATTGGCCCGCGGTGCATCGCGAGCTGCGGCGCAAGGGCGTCACCCTCGATTTGCTGTGGCAGGAGTTCAAGGCCGAGCACCCGGACGGCTACCGCTACAGCAGCTTCTGCGACCACTACCGGCGCTGGGTCGGGCGGCTCTCGGTGAGCATGCGTCAGACCCATGCCCCGGGCGAGAAGCTGTTCATCGACTACGCCGGTCCCACCGTCGAGGTGATCGATCCGATGACCGGCGAAATTCATCGGGCCGCCATCTTCGTCGCCGTGTTGGGGGCGTCGAACTACACCTACTGCGAAGCCACCTGGAGCCAGAGCCTGCCCGACTGGATCGGCAGCCATGTGCGCACCCTCGCGTATCTGGGGGGCGTGCCCGCCCTGCTGGTGCCGGACAATCTGAAGAGTGGCGTCACCACCGCCTGCTTCTATGATCCCGAGCTCAACCCGACTTACCGCGACCTGGCCCGCCATTACGGCACGGCGGTGCTCCCCGCGCGGCCCCGTCGCCCCAAGGATAAAGCCAAGGCCGAAGGGGGCGTGCTCGTGGTCGAGCGCTGGGTGCTGGCCCGCCTGCGTCATCAGCGTTTCTTCAGTCTGGGCGAACTGAACCGGGCCATCGCCGAGCTGATGAGCGATCTGAACACGCGCGCCTTCAAGAAGCTGCCCGGCTGCCGGCAGTCGGCCTTTGCCGAACTGGACCGGCCCGCCTTGCGTCCGCTGCCGGCGACCCGGTACGAGTTCGCCGAATGGAAAGTGGCCAAGGTCGGCATCGACTATCACGTCGAGGTCGTCGGCCACTACTACTCGGTGCCGTACCGCTTTGCCCGCGAGAAGATCGATGTGCGCCTCACCGCCACCACGGTCGAGTTGTTTCACCGCGGTGCGCGCATCGCCAGCCATGTGCGCACCGATCTGCGCGGCCGGCACACCACTGTGGATGCCCACATGACCCCGGCCCATCAGGCAGTCCAGGGCTGGAGCGCGCCGCGCCTGATCGAATGGGCCGAACGGATCGGGCCTTATGCCAAGGCCGTCGTGCAAAGCTTGCTGCATCAGCGCCACCACCCACAGCAGGCGTTCAGGGCCTGTCTGGGCATCCTGCGCCTGGGTAAAAGCGTCGGGGATGACCGCCTGGAGGCGGCCTGCGAACGCGCCGTTGCCATCGGCGCGACCTCCTACAGCAGCCTGAAATCGATCCTCAAGAAC